A section of the Bacillus sp. HSf4 genome encodes:
- the nikA gene encoding nickel ABC transporter substrate-binding protein: MNYIAKRFIMPIVSLFLLASCSLGGADSTAENQEGDAKKLTFLFNIPSQTLDPNLDVNYTAVRAGVSETLVKISSELTIEPWLAKDWKSKDGQTWIFTLKGNLTFQNGKKADANAVKASLERTIRDSEAMKNALKIKDMKADGQTLTITTQEPFPEFPSELVHPNTSIIDVSAGDIAQKPVGTGPFQVSSFEAGHKIELERYDDYWDGKPKLKHVTFAFNEDANARVMALQSKDADIIYRPSIENIEHIQKDSSIIVDSVPSLRVHQILYNTKKEELADRHLRRAFDALLDRKEIAESILNGHAQPADGPFLADFPFASGKVQKPSGLKAAKAELKKAGYQLENGKAVKDGKALSFTLLTYQSRPELPLIAQILESNAKELGISIKIQQVENIDEYLAKNKDWDLATYSSMTAPRGDAGYLLNTAYIPNGALNYSGIENQTLIKWIEEFNRTIEEQKRNRLAKKAAELIEKETLNSFLVTPQNITAYQKDVLNWKTSQSEYYMLTKDLDVKTK, from the coding sequence ATGAATTACATAGCAAAGCGCTTCATCATGCCGATTGTTTCCCTTTTCCTGCTCGCTTCCTGCTCTCTCGGAGGCGCTGATTCAACCGCTGAAAACCAGGAAGGTGATGCGAAGAAACTCACCTTTCTTTTCAATATTCCGAGTCAAACCCTTGATCCGAATTTGGATGTCAATTATACCGCCGTCCGTGCAGGTGTCAGCGAAACGCTTGTCAAAATCAGTTCCGAGTTAACCATCGAGCCGTGGCTGGCAAAGGATTGGAAAAGCAAAGACGGGCAGACGTGGATTTTCACTCTTAAAGGCAATCTGACGTTTCAAAACGGCAAAAAAGCGGATGCAAATGCGGTAAAAGCGTCTTTGGAACGAACGATACGCGACAGCGAAGCCATGAAGAACGCTTTAAAGATCAAAGACATGAAAGCGGATGGACAAACATTGACCATTACAACGCAAGAGCCTTTTCCCGAATTCCCTTCAGAATTGGTTCATCCGAATACATCGATCATCGACGTCAGTGCGGGCGATATCGCTCAAAAACCGGTCGGAACAGGGCCTTTCCAAGTTTCCTCCTTTGAGGCCGGCCATAAGATTGAACTTGAACGATATGACGATTATTGGGACGGAAAACCAAAGCTGAAGCACGTCACATTCGCGTTTAATGAAGACGCAAACGCCCGCGTCATGGCTCTTCAGTCAAAAGATGCCGACATTATTTACAGGCCGAGTATTGAGAATATTGAACATATTCAAAAGGATTCATCAATTATTGTTGATTCGGTGCCGAGCCTGCGTGTTCACCAGATTCTCTACAATACAAAGAAGGAGGAGCTCGCCGATCGTCACCTGCGCCGAGCCTTTGATGCATTATTGGACCGCAAAGAAATCGCAGAAAGCATTTTAAACGGACATGCCCAGCCTGCGGACGGCCCTTTTTTGGCCGACTTCCCGTTTGCCTCTGGCAAGGTTCAGAAGCCAAGCGGACTGAAAGCTGCAAAAGCGGAACTGAAAAAAGCGGGCTACCAGCTTGAAAACGGCAAAGCCGTGAAGGATGGAAAAGCCTTATCTTTTACACTGCTAACCTATCAGTCTCGTCCGGAATTGCCTTTAATCGCGCAAATACTTGAGTCAAATGCGAAGGAACTGGGTATTTCGATTAAGATTCAGCAGGTGGAAAATATCGACGAGTATTTGGCGAAAAACAAGGATTGGGATTTGGCGACATACAGCTCGATGACCGCGCCTAGAGGCGACGCCGGCTATTTGCTGAACACCGCCTATATACCGAATGGCGCTTTAAACTACAGCGGGATCGAAAATCAAACCTTGATCAAATGGATTGAGGAATTCAACCGTACCATTGAGGAACAAAAGCGGAACCGCCTCGCCAAAAAAGCGGCTGAATTGATCGAGAAGGAGACGCTGAACTCTTTCCTCGTCACTCCGCAAAACATCACAGCCTATCAAAAGGATGTATTAAACTGGAAAACCAGCCAAAGTGAATATTATATGCTGACGAAGGATTTGGATGTGAAAACGAAATGA
- the nikB gene encoding nickel ABC transporter permease, whose amino-acid sequence MKQIAKRLFELILFLFMLSFISFVFMKAAPGDPVKQMLRVDDVAVTNEQIEEFREELGLNKPVYIQYWNWFKRFFQFDLGHSYTTRQPVIDELGQKFPATLLLTGTSLLIMLLISVPVGTLSALYRDRWVDHLGRLLALVGAALPSFWLGLILIDLFSVRLNWLPSMGAGTFKHLILPSLTLGIAMSGVYVRLVRSSLIESLGQDFIRSARARGISEARIFFFHAFRHCLIPVITIFGTSLGSLLGGTVIIEVLFAFPGVGKLVVDAIIQRDYPIIQGYILFMGITVVLINLLVDLSYRYLNPEIRLKEAGRR is encoded by the coding sequence ATGAAGCAGATTGCCAAGCGGCTGTTTGAACTGATCCTGTTCTTATTCATGCTTTCATTTATCAGCTTTGTCTTTATGAAAGCAGCTCCCGGCGATCCGGTGAAACAGATGCTTCGCGTGGATGACGTGGCAGTGACAAATGAGCAGATAGAGGAATTCAGAGAAGAACTCGGATTGAACAAACCGGTCTATATTCAATATTGGAACTGGTTTAAGCGTTTTTTCCAATTTGATTTAGGACATTCCTATACGACCCGCCAGCCCGTCATCGACGAGCTCGGCCAAAAGTTCCCGGCGACATTGCTTTTGACCGGTACATCTCTTCTCATCATGCTGCTGATTTCCGTGCCGGTCGGAACGCTTTCCGCTTTATACCGGGATCGATGGGTCGATCATCTCGGCCGCTTGCTCGCTTTAGTCGGAGCCGCACTCCCCAGCTTTTGGCTCGGATTGATTTTGATTGATCTTTTTTCAGTGAGGCTGAATTGGCTGCCGTCGATGGGGGCCGGAACGTTCAAACATCTGATTCTCCCCTCTCTCACGCTTGGAATCGCAATGTCGGGCGTTTATGTCCGGCTTGTGCGGTCAAGCTTAATTGAAAGCCTTGGACAGGATTTCATCAGGTCGGCAAGGGCACGCGGCATCAGTGAAGCGAGAATTTTCTTCTTTCATGCGTTTCGCCACTGCCTGATCCCTGTGATTACGATATTCGGGACGAGCCTTGGCAGCCTGCTCGGCGGAACGGTGATTATTGAAGTCCTTTTCGCCTTTCCCGGCGTCGGCAAGCTTGTCGTTGATGCCATCATTCAGCGCGATTACCCGATCATCCAGGGCTATATTCTTTTCATGGGAATCACAGTCGTTCTGATCAATCTTTTGGTTGACCTCTCCTATCGGTACCTCAATCCGGAAATTCGCTTAAAGGAGGCTGGACGCCGATGA